A window of the Lolium perenne isolate Kyuss_39 chromosome 7, Kyuss_2.0, whole genome shotgun sequence genome harbors these coding sequences:
- the LOC127316496 gene encoding large ribosomal subunit protein eL38z/eL38y — protein sequence MPKQIHEIKDFLLTARRKDARSVRIKRSKDAVKFKVRCSRYLYTLCVFDTEKANKLKQSLPPGLSVQEI from the exons ATG CCGAAGCAGATCCATGAAATCAAGGACTTCCTTCTCACCGCGAGGAGGAAGGACGCCCGCTCCGTGAGGATCAAGAGGAGCAAAGACGCTGTCAAGTTCAAGGTCCGTTGCTCGAGGTACCTGTACACCCTCTGCGTCTTCGACACCGAGAAGGCCAACAAGCTGAAGCAGTCTCTGCCCCCAG GTTTGTCAGTCCAGGAGATCTGA